The following coding sequences are from one Nodularia sp. LEGE 06071 window:
- the rplO gene encoding 50S ribosomal protein L15: protein MRLNDVKPQKGSKKRRRRVARGISAGQGASAGLGMRGQKSRSGSGTRPGFEGGQQPLYRRVPKLKGFPVVNRKVYTTINVEKLASLPANTEVTLASLKEAGILTAAKGPLKILGNGELNVSLKVQAAAFTGQARSKIEAAGGSCEVL, encoded by the coding sequence ATGAGACTCAACGATGTTAAGCCCCAAAAAGGTTCAAAAAAACGCCGTCGCCGTGTAGCCAGGGGTATTTCCGCAGGTCAAGGCGCTAGCGCTGGTTTAGGTATGAGAGGTCAAAAATCTCGTTCTGGTAGCGGTACCAGACCAGGTTTTGAAGGTGGTCAGCAACCATTGTACCGCCGAGTACCTAAGCTTAAGGGCTTTCCGGTGGTTAATCGGAAAGTTTACACTACGATTAATGTAGAGAAACTAGCTTCCCTTCCTGCCAATACAGAAGTAACTTTGGCCTCCCTCAAAGAAGCAGGAATTCTCACTGCTGCTAAAGGTCCATTGAAAATTTTGGGCAACGGAGAATTGAATGTATCCCTAAAGGTACAAGCAGCAGCTTTCACAGGACAAGCTCGGAGCAAAATTGAAGCAGCTGGTGGTAGTTGCGAAGTCTTATAA
- the rpsE gene encoding 30S ribosomal protein S5: protein MATGRRKANRTKKEETTWQERVIQIRRVSKVVKGGKKLSFRAIVVVGNERGQVGVGVGKASDVIGAVKKGVADGKKHLIDIPMTKSNSIPHPIDGVGGGAKVMMRPAAPGTGVIAGGAVRTVLELAGVRNILAKQLGSNNPLNNARAAVNALSTLRTLSEVAEDRGIPIEKLYI from the coding sequence ATGGCAACTGGTCGTCGTAAAGCGAACCGCACAAAAAAAGAAGAAACTACCTGGCAAGAGCGAGTCATCCAAATCCGCCGGGTAAGCAAGGTCGTCAAGGGAGGTAAAAAACTTAGCTTCCGAGCGATTGTTGTTGTCGGTAATGAACGTGGTCAGGTTGGTGTCGGAGTAGGCAAAGCCTCAGATGTCATCGGTGCTGTTAAAAAAGGCGTAGCCGATGGTAAAAAACATCTGATTGACATCCCTATGACCAAATCTAACTCCATTCCTCATCCTATTGATGGTGTAGGTGGTGGTGCTAAGGTGATGATGCGTCCCGCTGCACCTGGGACTGGGGTAATTGCTGGTGGTGCTGTTCGGACTGTCCTGGAATTGGCAGGAGTTCGTAACATCTTGGCCAAGCAACTCGGTTCCAACAATCCACTCAACAATGCTAGAGCCGCAGTGAATGCCTTATCTACACTACGTACTCTTTCGGAAGTGGCCGAAGACCGGGGTATTCCTATAGAAAAACTCTACATTTAG
- the rplR gene encoding 50S ribosomal protein L18: MKLTRRESKQRRHRRVRGKVQGSAERPRLAVFRSNEHIYAQVIDDTQHHTLVAASTVEPELKSNSATGATCDASAQVGKLIAVRLLEKGITQVVFDRGGNLYHGRVKALADAAREAGLDF; this comes from the coding sequence TACTCGTAGAGAATCAAAACAGCGTCGTCATCGGCGCGTTCGTGGTAAAGTTCAAGGCTCGGCAGAACGTCCGCGTTTAGCCGTGTTTCGTTCCAACGAACATATTTACGCTCAAGTAATTGATGATACTCAGCATCACACATTAGTAGCAGCCTCGACTGTTGAACCAGAGTTGAAATCTAATTCAGCTACAGGTGCTACTTGTGACGCATCAGCGCAAGTTGGCAAGTTGATAGCAGTGCGATTGTTAGAAAAAGGAATTACCCAAGTAGTCTTTGATCGCGGTGGCAACTTATATCATGGTCGTGTCAAAGCCCTCGCTGATGCAGCCCGCGAAGCTGGTTTAGATTTCTAA